The DNA region gcggaatatgtcagtgcctgccacagactaagaggagcctgatatgtcatggactgctgtaccccaccctggaaacatcccctatcctctaaaaggagtctgatatatcctggacctctatatgtctccctcccccacccccgtatttttaccatatgctttggcaatgctaacgtgtacttagtcctgccaataaagctcatttgaattgaatTGATAGCTAATaggtaggtaatagatagataatacagagatagataatagatagatgatagatagatagataatagatagataatagatagatagatagatgatagatagataatagatattagatatatatatattatagatacatagataatagagatagataatagatagatagacagataatagagagatagataataggtagataacacaggtcaacaaaaaaaaaaattttttctggtgtccaaaatattttaatgaatttagggtatttttggggtgctgattctgaatatgctatcagttttgccagattggctcaagtttttgagatttttggtatcttatttatagcacttgttggtaaatgcgacgcatcatctcattaatttctttggattagtacttgaactgagcagttctcaatatagttttgtgttaattagtgttctaaaagtttgttcatagcttgatttttgcactaactttatgttgttgtctgttttccagtgaaaagcatgaactcatcaagaagaagttgtcttaacgatccagactcattctgttacatttgtggtgaatacacactgccaaaacatagaagaaacataacagacttcgtaaaaaaagtgtattttgcctattttggggttatgcttgggcaccacacatagtgtgcaaagcatgtatcgaattattacgaaaatggagcaaaggacaaagaaaaagcttcaaatttggtgttccaatggtgtggagagagccaaaaaaatcatcatgatgactgttatttcaataaagttaatgcgcgtgtagcaaattacgtctttttttcacacattttacgaaaaatctcaaaaacttgagccaatctggcaaaactgatgacatattcagaatcagcaccccaaagttaccctaaattcgatgaaatatctttggcaccaaaaatgctgttgaccagtgtaatagatagatagatagatagatagatagatagataatagatagatagatagatagatagatagataatagatagatagatagatagatagatagatagatagataatagatggataatagatagataataaatagatgatagatagatatataatagatggataatagatagataatagatggataatagatagatagatatattatagatagataatagatacatagataataaataatagatagaaaatagatagttaatagatgatggataatagataacagatagttgATAACTTTCGATTCTCTGACTATTCCTGTGATCTCGCCTCGTGACTCGGATATATTATGTAGAATGTTCCGCGGCTCGCCCATGATGTGCATCGTCCGCTCTGTATCTCTTGGGGACATCTGGAGAATTGATTCCGGTGCCTTCTCTCAGATAAACAGCGGTAAAGCTCCGCGCTCTCTGGATCTGCGGTAATGGAATATGATGGATGTGGCGGCGTTCTGCGCTGACTCCGGTTACACAGGCGCTCGGCTGTTCGGGCATCGGAGGAGGCGGAAAAACAAATATCGGCATCAGCACAACATGATCTATATGGAAAGGGGAACAGGAGCAGCGGAAATGCAAACATCTAGCCGCTGATTGCAGGGTATTCCATATGtacaaagaggttctgcagcagctgcactGTATTGCATTGTACTTAGCTATTGCTTACTCCATTAACCCTTGAGTTACAACATAGAAACTCCCACAGGTGACTGTAATGTGTACACTTGTATATATTGCATGTACAGATGCAGCAATCTTCACCCTGACCAGTGTGCCATGCTAACATTTCCCATGAGTGGATCtgagggtccgaggccgccccctgataacagcccagaGCATTATACTCCTCCACTATCTGTacgggggcacaatgcagtcagggggtaacgtcctcctggactCTCCAAACCCAGATAGAGAAGTGAGATCCGTCActgcagagtccagtggtggcggctttacaccgctccatccgacgctcgggattgtgcttggtgatgtacggctgcacgcagctgctcggccatgaacctCCCGGAGGGGGCGCAGTGTTTTGTgctgataccagaggaggtctggacgctGCAGTTATGGGGTCCTATTACTGGACCTTGCTGTGAGCTCTGCACTACCAGCCGCTCTGTTCATAAAGGCTGGTGGCTTAGTGGGGGGACGGAGTTTAGACATTGGGGGCAATGGGGTTGGAAGTGTTACACCAGGGGTGAGGGGAAAAATGGAAATGATAAAGATGAGGGGaccaatacttttctccatatcGTGTCCATATGAGTGTACGGCAGTGTGACAGTAGTGTGAACAGAGCTTAATGGTCCTCACCGGCGGTGGTGTCCACGCTGAGCTTCTGCATCGACTGTCTCCCTGCTGAAGTGACGGTCAGCGCAGGAGCTCATTCACACCTCCGCATATCGCTTCCTTTCTTCAGATCTGTAAATAAGAAAGAAAACATTGACGTTGCTTTATTCCGACTCCCGTTCTTCGATACTCGCAGGTTTATCTACTCCTGGCGCTATCTTCCACATGTAGCACGGTCTAGTGATCGGTATTAATACACTGATTAACCCTAAGAAGCCAATGGGTTGAATTTCCGAAAGTCGtgctcttttatttatttttttacatccaGATTTCAGCAAAATTGGCAAAAAACgtaacaacaaaaaaacactaaatGATTTAACTAAAAACagtaaaaatttggatgaaaaactgAACTCAATAAACAGAACAGAAAGGAAACATTGTGGAAACATTAGCTCTATCTACAGTTATTATGTATTTTTTCAAAgatagaaaaattgcaaaattcacAAAAATCAGAACAGGATGAAAAttcctttccttttttcctttaaatttttctaataaaatacaattaaaaatGTATAGAAAAGGAGTAAGTTATCAGTGAAGGATGAGGAGGAGCTGCGGGGTGGACGGATTGTATCATTGTAGGATCGCCTCTCGGATCAGAGCATTGGAGGGTTAAGCCTGGCTGGCCGGGGACATGATGCCGGTTCCTGCTGCGATTACATCCCAGCAAATCCTTCCTCTACAATAGAAGGAGCAGCTGATGATGGGCGGGAGCCTCTTCTCATGTGGGGGAGAGGGGAGAGGCATCTCTGTGAGACACCACTCCATCCATCCGACCTGTCGGAGACGTCAAAATCAAATTAAGAGTTTCCAATCCAAGGACGCTGGGCTCCCTGACTTCAGAAGCTCCGTGTGATGCTGCTGGAGAACATCCACGAGACTCCTCCAGCCTCCCCATGGATTGACATCAGCTGAGGATGAGAGCGAAGACACCAGTTTTGGTGCCTCCTTCTGTTGATCATCACCAGGACACAAGGACATTTATTTTCCTAAATCGATTCAAAACTGTGAAATATGCTCCGAAGATTCAACCCCAACCGGCGTGGCCACCTCATGATCACCACCGCCTTGCTAGGATCTTCTGAAGCCCATGATACTTTGGTCTTGAAGTTGATCGGGATGCTCGTCTTGGTCAATGTCACCCTTTGTTGCCCCTTAAATTGCCACTGCCATAATAAGACTGGTGTGATGCAATGCCAAGTCCTATCTTCTCAGCAGGAATTCCCAGAGGATGTCCCTCACTGGGTCCAAAACCTGTCAATCTCTGGAAGCAATATAAGTGTCCTCCAAGGTTCCTACTTTCGGAAGGATGGGATACAGTTAAGCAACCTAACGATTCTTCTCCTTATCAATAACAACATTCAAGCCATCGAATCGAAGGCATTCTATGACCTACCCAACCTGACCAACCTGGACCTTAGCAACAACCCACTGGAGTATTTGTCTAACGAGACTTTCTTAGGATTAAGTCAACTGGTAACCTTAAAATTAAACGGTGCCCTACGGGAAAAATTGTTTAACTCTCCTTGGACAGATGGTTTGACAAACCTCCGGAATTTAGAACTTACCAGCAATGATTTACAAACTTTCCCCAAGAACATCTTGGATCTTCGAAGTTTGCAGACCATCAACCTGAGGAATAATTCAATTAAGATGATTGATAAAGACACAATTTTGCAACTTAAGGAAATGAAAGTCCGAGTCTTTCTAAGCCCCAACCCAATCGTCTGTGACTGTAAGACCATCGACATGATCTTGTGGTTGAAAAATACATCTCAGACCTCGGAAGACCAAAATCTTAAGTGCTCAGCTCCTCCAACTCAAAATGGGACACTTGTCTTACGCATGAAAACTGACAACCTAAAGTGTATCAGCGAGGAACTGGAGACTGCCTCCTACGTCTTCTTTGGTATAGTGCTGGCTCTGATAGGAGTGATATTCCTTATGGTCCTCTACTTGAACAGACGAGGGATTAAGAAGTGGCTCAATAATTTCCGGGAAGCCTGCAGGGACCAAATGGAAGGATATCATTACCGATATGAACAAGACTCGGACCCGAGGAGGTCAAATGCCTCAACTGGGATTTAAAACTGGTCAAACTGGTCTCCAGTTCTGCTCTACTGGAGATTTCTATTTATTATAATGCAAATGGGAAATGAAGTCATaacatgtatataatgtatatgtgaatctcactgtatatactgtacgaaATACAGGTCACATGACGCAAGACACGTCTGGTGAGTAGATTTATTATGGGGTCAGTCCAGTGACGACTAAGGGTCAGAGACGTCCAGCGAGCGGAGACACCTGAGGAACCAGGCAGGGAATAGTCAGGTGACAGAGGAGCCACCTAAGGGTCACAGACGTCCAGCGAGAGGAGACACCTGAGGAACCAGGCAGGGAATAGTCAGGTGACAGAGGAGCCACCTAAGGGTCCGAGACGTCCAGCGAGAGGAGACACCTGGGGAACCAGGCAGGGAATAGTCAGGTGACGGAGGAGACAAATATGGGTCAAAGATGTCCAGCGAGCGGAGACACCTGAGGAACCAGGCAGGGAATAGTCAGGTGACAGAGGAGCCACCTAAGGTCCGAGATGTCCAGCGAGAGGAGACACCTGAGGAACCAGGCAGGGAATAGTCAGGTGACAGAGGAGCCACCTAAGGGTACGAGACGTCCAGCGAGAGGAGACACCTGGGGAACCAGGCAGGGAATAGTCAGGTGACGGAGGAGCCACCTAAGGGTCCGAGACGTCCTGCGAGCAGAGCCACCAATGTAGTGCTCCAATTCTCAGAGAGAGAATTCTCATTGGGCAGGACGAGATCTAGAGCAACAATGAGCAGAGAAAAAGGGAGGAAGCTGGGAATCCTCATCAACATCatcgtcatcatcgtcatcatgGTCATCATCATACTAATTCTCGAATAGCTGAATGTAGCAATCGATATACCTTATTGTTATATTAtcctgttacataggactgcaggtgacatctactacatccgtgctcagagagttatcactgtgttatctgtgatgttacataggactgcaggtgacatctactaagattatctgtactcagagagatatcactgtgttatctgtagggttacataggactgcaggtgacatctactacattatctgcagtcagagagttatcactgtattttctgtagtgttacataggactgcaggtgacatctactacattatctgcagtcagagagttatcactgtgttatctgtagtgttacataggactgcaggtgacatctactacattatctgtactcagagttatcactgggctatctgtggtgttacataggacttcaggtgacatctactacattatctgtacttagagagttatcactgttatctgtggtgttacataggactgcaggtgacatctactacattatctgtactcagagagttatcactgtgttatctgtggtattacataggactgcaggtgacatctactacattatctgtactcagagttatcactgtgttatctgtggtgttacataggactgcaggtgacatctactacattatctgtactcagagagttatcactgttatctgtggtgttacataggactgcatgtgtcatctactacattatctgtagtcagagagttatcactgtgttatctgtggtgttacataggactgcaggtgacatctactacattatctgtacttagagagttatcactgtgttatctgtggtgttacataggactgcaggtgacatctactatatgatctgtactcagagagttatcactgtgttatctgtggtgttacataggactgcaggtgacatctactacattatctgcagtcagagagttatcactgtgttatctgtagtgttacataggactgcaggtgacatctactacattatttgtactcagagagttatcactgtgttatctgtggtgttacataggactgcaggtgacatctactacattatctgtactcagacagttatcactgtgttatctgtagtgttacataggactgcaggtgacatctactacattatctgtacttagagagttatcactgttatctgtggtgttacataggactgcaggtgacatctactacattttctgaactcagagagttatcattgtgctatctgtggtgttacataggactgcaggtgacatctactacattatctgtactcggacttatcactgtgttatctgtggtgttacataggactgcaggtgacatctacattatctgtactcagttgtcactgtgtcatctgtggtgttacataggactgcaggtgacatctactacattttcTGCACTCAAAGTTATCACTGTGCTATCTGTggcgttacataggactgctggtgacatctactacattatctgtactcagagagttatcactgtgttatctgtggtgttacataggactgcaggtgacatctacttcattatctgtactcagagagttatcactgttatctgtggtgttacataggactgcaggtgacatctacttcattatctgtactcagagagttatcactgttatctgtggtgttaggctggtttcacacttgcgttttgatctgcagcgtttttaccgaaaaaaacgcatgcggttttttttctatacttaacattaaaaacgcatgcggttttttgcatgcgttttgacgcgtttttggcaacgcatgcgttttttgatgcgtgcgtttagttgcagaaatgcaacctgtagtaatttctagtggcatttttttgccgcaaaaaaacgcatgcgtttattcgcggcaaaaaaatgtattgctgtctatgtaaacgcatgcgtttttaagcacatgcgtttccatgcgtttttaaacgcatgcgtttctatagaagaacacaagaaaacacaagaaaaaacaaagaaaaccctaacccaaaccctaacccttgggttactagggatcctaaccttaaccctaaccctaaccctaatgttaggatccctagtaaccctagggatactaaccataaccctaaccctagggatcctaaccctaaccattagggctagggttaggatcctaacccttagggttagggttaggggtaggggtagggttagggttagagttagaggtagggttaggggtagggttaggggtagggttagggtttggatccctagagttatgtttaggcttagggttaggggtagggttagggttagggttaggggtagggttaggggtagggttaggggtagggttagggtttggatccctagggttagtgttagggttaggatccctagggtaacggttagggttaggatccctattaaccctagggatcctaaccctaaccctagtgatcctaaccctaacccttagggttatggttaggatcctaacccttagggttagggttaggggtagggttaggggtagggttagggttaggggtagggttaggggtagggttagggtttggatccctagggttatgtttagggttagggttaggggtagggttagggttaggggtagggttaggggtagggttatgtttaggggtagggttagggttagggtttggatccctagggttatggttagggttaggggtagggttagggtttggatccctttatcaccttgatggtggggggtggcttatcagtgacctggtgaccaggacattcttctaataaaaagctacccctaaccctaaccctagggatcctaaccctagccctaaccctaaccctaaccctagctaattctattaatagtgggttttctagttgattttgatgattggcagctgtcacacacttctcagcatgcatttcaaaaacgcaaacacaggaaaaaacacatgtaaatgcgtcaaaacgccgcgtttttttctgcatgcaaaaacgcatgcgtctaaaaaacgcagcgtttacacgcgtttacatgcgttttttcaccacatgcgttttttttttaaacgctgcagatcaaaacgcaagtgtgaaaccagccttacacaggactgcaggtgatatatactacagggagctccccctagtggtggctgcagacaggatcttatcatgtacctctgtatacagggagctccccctagtggtggctgcagacaggatcttatcatgtatctctgtatacagggagatccccctagtgctggctgcagacaggattttatcatgtatctctgtatacagggagatccccctagtggtggctgcagacaggatcttatcatatatctctgtatacagggacatccccctagtggtggctgcagacaggattttatcatgtatctctgtatacagggagctccccctagtggtggctgcagacaggatcttatcatgtatctctgtatacagggagctccccctagtggtggctgcagacaggatcttatcatgtatctctgtatacagggagatccccctagtggtggctgcagacaggattttatcatgtatctctgtatacagggagctccccctagtggtggctgcagacaggatcttatcatgtatctctgtatacagggagatccccatagtggtggctgcagacagg from Ranitomeya variabilis isolate aRanVar5 chromosome 3, aRanVar5.hap1, whole genome shotgun sequence includes:
- the LOC143818632 gene encoding trophoblast glycoprotein-like, translating into MLRRFNPNRRGHLMITTALLGSSEAHDTLVLKLIGMLVLVNVTLCCPLNCHCHNKTGVMQCQVLSSQQEFPEDVPHWVQNLSISGSNISVLQGSYFRKDGIQLSNLTILLLINNNIQAIESKAFYDLPNLTNLDLSNNPLEYLSNETFLGLSQLVTLKLNGALREKLFNSPWTDGLTNLRNLELTSNDLQTFPKNILDLRSLQTINLRNNSIKMIDKDTILQLKEMKVRVFLSPNPIVCDCKTIDMILWLKNTSQTSEDQNLKCSAPPTQNGTLVLRMKTDNLKCISEELETASYVFFGIVLALIGVIFLMVLYLNRRGIKKWLNNFREACRDQMEGYHYRYEQDSDPRRSNASTGI